The Prunus persica cultivar Lovell chromosome G8, Prunus_persica_NCBIv2, whole genome shotgun sequence genome includes a region encoding these proteins:
- the LOC18767160 gene encoding 40S ribosomal protein S24-1, with protein MADSKAVTIRTRKFMTNRLLSRKQFVIDVLHPGRPNVSKAELKEKLARLYEVKDTNAIFVFKFRTHFGGGKSTGFGLIYDSVENAKKYEPKYRLIRNGLDTKVEKSRKQLKERKNRSKKIRGVKKTKAGDAAKAGKKK; from the exons ATGGCGGATAGCAAGGCAGTGACGATCCGTACGAGGAAGTTCATGACCAACCGTCTTCTGTCGAGGAAGCAATTC GTCATCGATGTTCTGCATCCTGGTAGACCCAATGTCTCCAAG GCAGAGTTGAAGGAGAAACTTGCAAGGTTGTACGAGGTGAAAGATACAAATGCCATCTTTGTTTTCAAGTTCCGCACCCACTTTGGAGGGGGGAAATCCACTGGTTTCGGTTTGATTTATGATTCCGTAGAGAATGCAAAGAAGTATGAGCCAAAGTACAGGCTGATCAGG AATGGACTGGATACAAAGGTGGAAAAGTCAAGGAAGCAACTCAAGGAAAGGAAGAACAGATCCAAGAAGATTCGTGGAGTCAAGAAG ACCAAGGCTGGTGATGCTGCCAAGGCTGGGAAGAAGAAATGA
- the LOC18767347 gene encoding NKAP-like protein gives MGRPSSTIHIPDKRHRSEHENGRYPPHSDSSGDNRYQRRSPSYESYDRYNNNRNRHRNRSGSPDRPNPRRSPRTNGDPGSLAQRRSPSYDRYNNHRDRNRSGSPDYPNRRSPRAKGGPDSLPNKFGRGGNRMDRNGRRSESEESDEELKGLSFEEYRRLKRQKLRKTLKYCIWNVTPSPPRVENDEFELEDKADEISERYGEEEKSESGEKKKEKAKSESESESEDLRSRKRKKGLSSKRRGRNSKYSDGESESESDDESESDEEDDRRQRKKSKKRSKRSKSRRERRRRRKSRRSSSDSDESEKSESEGSDSESEDRLRSKKKGKSSSRSKTKKESGIDRESSDSEKGLDSEVDAKPVTMVEEEVIKDESNVEALKLKDIFEAQKKPALDSEPVVGPMPLPRAEGHISYGGALRPGEGDAIAQYVQQGKRIPRRGEVGLSADEIQKFESLGYVMSGSRHQRMNAIRIRKENQVYSAEDKRALAMFNYEEKSKREHKVMADLQRLVQRHIGQDVGPTHDPFSGKASESADT, from the coding sequence ATGGGAAGGCCATCGTCCACCATCCATATCCCCGATAAACGACACCGTTCCGAGCACGAGAACGGCCGTTACCCGCCCCACTCCGACTCCTCCGGCGACAACCGCTACCAGCGTCGCAGCCCCAGCTATGAAAGTTACGACCGTTACAACAATAACCGTAACCGCCACAGAAACCGCTCCGGCTCGCCCGATCGCCCAAACCCTAGACGAAGCCCTAGGACCAATGGAGACCCAGGCTCTTTGGCGCAGCGCCGCAGCCCCAGCTACGACCGGTACAACAATCACCGCGACCGAAACCGCTCCGGCTCGCCCGATTACCCAAATAGAAGAAGCCCTAGGGCTAAGGGAGGCCCAGACTCTTTGCCCAACAAATTCGGGCGGGGAGGCAACCGGATGGATCGGAATGGAAGGCGATCGGAGTCGGAGGAGTCCGACGAGGAGCTGAAGGGGTTAAGCTTCGAGGAGTACAGAAGGCTCAAGAGGcagaagttgaggaagacgtTGAAGTATTGTATTTGGAATGTGACGCCCAGTCCTCCTAGGGTTGAGAACgatgaatttgaattggaGGACAAGGCTGATGAGATTTCTGAGCGGTATGGCGAGGAGGAAAAGAGTGAATCGggcgagaaaaagaaagagaaggcaAAGTCTGAATCTGAGTCGGAATCGGAGGATTTGAGGtcgaggaagaggaagaagggtTTGAGTTCTAAGCGTAGGGGCAGGAATTCGAAGTATAGTGATGGCGAATCGGAGAGTGAGAGCGATGATGAATCCGAAtccgatgaagaagatgatcgCAGACAGAGAAAGAAGTCAAAAAAGAGGAGTAAGAGGAGCAAGAGCAgaagagaaaggagaagaagaagaaagagtagGCGTAGCAGTAGTGATTCTGATGAGAGTGAAAAAAGTGAAAGTGAGGGTTCAGATTCTGAATCAGAGGATCGCTTGAGGTCGAAGAAGAAGGGAAAGTCGAGCAGTCGGAGTAAGACGAAGAAAGAATCCGGAATAGACAGGGAGAGTTCTGATTCAGAGAAGGGTTTGGATTCTGAGGTTGATGCCAAGCCTGTTACTATGGTGGAAGAGGAGGTGATAAAGGATGAGAGTAATGTGGAGGCATTGAAGCTGAAAGATATTTTTGAGGCCCAAAAGAAGCCTGCACTGGATAGTGAGCCGGTGGTTGGGCCAATGCCATTGCCTAGAGCTGAAGGGCATATTAGTTATGGTGGGGCGCTTAGGCCCGGAGAAGGTGATGCCATTGCACAATATGTTCAGCAAGGGAAGCGTATTCCGCGAAGAGGAGAAGTGGGTCTTTCAGCAGATGAGATTCAGAAGTTTGAGAGTCTTGGGTATGTGATGAGTGGTAGTAGGCACCAGAGGATGAATGCCATTCGAATTAGGAAAGAAAACCAAGTTTATAGTGCTGAGGACAAGCGGGCTTTGGCCATGTTCAACTATGAAGAGAAATCAAAGCGCGAGCACAAGGTTATGGCAGATTTGCAGCGGTTGGTTCAGCGCCATATTGGGCAGGATGTTGGTCCTACTCACGACCCTTTTTCTGGCAAGGCCTCAGAGAGTGCTGATACTTAG